A DNA window from Cutaneotrichosporon cavernicola HIS019 DNA, chromosome: 2 contains the following coding sequences:
- the NAP1 gene encoding uncharacterized protein (Nucleosome assembly protein I) has translation MSESQDIKPRMEDDLIAPTPQNTPLTTHVPTSRPAGAGKPKVEDVAEGDEDEDDVTSMNPASLLANNPALLALAQHKLGALVGRPSGYIESLPPAVRRRIDGLKGLQVEHSKIESEFQLAILEVEKKPLYNRRVEIISGKAEPTDAEVTEGQKADEDDEDDEDEGAQVTELTDDNDEEITGIPEFWLTAMKNAIPLAETITDADEEALKQLNDIRLSYLDGQAGFCLHFTFGPNEFFEDTELTKTYYYQDQVGYGGDFVYDKAIGHDIKWKEDKDLTKKVEIKKQRNKTTGRTRVVRKVVPTDSFFNFFKPPQPPTREELQEEDVDEEELEELDGRLEMDYQLGEDFKEKIIPRAVDYFTGKALRYEEDFDDDFEDDDDFDDDDEDEDDGAPAPGAQDENCKQQ, from the exons ATGTCCGAGTCCCAGGACATCAAGCCCCGCatggaggacgacctcaTCGCCCCCACGCCGCAGAACACCCCTCTCACTACCCACGTCCCCACCAGTCGCCCAGCCGGCGCAGGCAAGCCCAAGGTTGAGGATGTTGCtgagggcgatgaggacgaggacgacgtcacGAGCATGAACCCCGCCTCGCTCCTTGCCAAC AACCctgctctcctcgcgctcgcccagcacaagctcggcgctctcgtcggccgccCGTCGGGGTACATTGAGAGCCTGCCGCCTGCTGTGCGTCGGCGCATCGACGGCCTCAAGGGTCTTCAGGTTGAGCACTCAAAGATCGAGTCCGAGTtccagctcgccatcctcgaggtcgagaagaag CCCCTGTACAACCGCCGTGTCGAGATCATCTCGGGCAAGGCTGAGCcgaccgacgccgaggtcaccGAGGGCCagaaggccgacgaggacgacgaggatgacgaggacgagggtgcGCAGGTCACCGAGCTCAccgacgacaacgacgaggagatcaCCGGCATTCCCGAGTTCTGGCTCACCGCCATGAAGAACGCCATTCCTCTCGCCGAGACcatcaccgacgccgacgaggaggcccTCAAGCAGCTCAACGACATTCGGCTGTCGTACCTTGACGGCCAGGCTGGTTTCTGCCTCCACTTCACCTTTGGCCCTAACGAGTTCTTTGAGGACACGGAGCTCACCAAGACCTACTACTACCAG gacCAGGTCGGCTACGGCGGCGACTTTGTCTACGACAAGGCGATCGGCCACGACATCAAGTggaaggaggacaaggaccTCACCAAGAAGGTCGAGATCAAGAAGCAGCGCAACAAGACGACCGGCCGCACCCGTGTCGTCCGTAAAGTCGTCCCCACCGACTCGTTCTTCAACTTCTTCAAgccgcctcagcctccaacgcgcgaggagctccaggaggaggacgtcgacgaggaagagctggaggagctcgacggccgCCTTGAGATGGACtaccagctcggcgaggacttcaaggagaagattatcccgcgcgccgtcgactACTTCACCGGCAAGGCCCTCCGTTATGAGGAGGACTTTGACGATGACTTtgaggatgatgacgactttgacgacgacgacgaggacgag GACGACGGCGCCCCCGCACCTGGCGCGCAGGACGAGAACTGCAAGCAGCAGTAG
- the CAF16 gene encoding uncharacterized protein (ABC transporter) — MTSNGCPDELAIDCRDLTFHFNPNDTEPVLSGLNIQLARGDCCLLVGANGAGKSTLLRILAGKRLTKTRNCRILGQDVFMNTPGGVVYLGTEWCMNPVVRSDIVVSHFLDSVGGWRHRARRDRLLEILDVDLDWRMHQISDGERRRVQLCMGLMTEWDVLLLDEVTVDLDVLVRADLITFLASEAKERGATILYATHIFDGLGSFPNKIVHIQLGSTPRPTLEWSPGSGDLFSVALGWLREDRELRRKKEAARGRIRGPKGDTRDARTFFDKYDYAH; from the exons ATGACCTCAAACGGTTGCCCGGACGAACTCGCGATCGACTGTCGCGACCTTACCTTCCACTTTAACCCGAACGACACGGAGCCCGTCCTATCCGGCCTTAACATACAGCTTGCCCGTGGGGACTGctgcctcctcgtcggtgccAATGGAG CCGGCAAGTCGACGCTCCTCCGCATCCTAGCTGGCAAGCGCTTGACCAAGACGCGCAACTGCCGCATCCTCGGCCAGGATGTCTTCATGAACACCCCTGGT GGCGTCGTATACCTCGGTACCGAGTGGTGCATGAACCCCGTCGTGCGCTCGGACATTGTGGTGTCCCACTTCCTCGACAGCGTTGGCGGGTGGCGGCACCGCGCACGCCGTgatcgcctcctcgagatccTTGACGTAGACCTCGACTGGCGCATGCACCAGATCTCGGACGgtgagcgccgccgcgtccagCTCTGTATGGGCCTCATGACCGAGTGGGATGTTCTCCTACTCGACGAGGTGACGGTTGACCTGGATGTGCTCGTGCGCGCAGATCtcatcaccttcctcgcttcCGAGGCAaaggagcgcggcgccacGATTCTCT acgcCACGCACATCTTCGATGGCCTCGGCTCTTTCCCGAACAAGATCGTGCATATTCAGCTTGGATCGACACCTCGGCCCACGCTTGAGTGGAGCCCGGGTAGCGGCGACCTTTTCTCTGTTGCACTTGGTTGGCTGCGCGAGGACCGTGAGCTGCGccgcaagaaggaggccgcgCGAGGCAGAATCCGTGGACCTAAGGGCGAT ACCCGCGATGCCCGGACGTTCTTCGACAAGTACGACTACGCTCACTAG
- a CDS encoding uncharacterized protein (Amino acid permease-associated region), translated as MEKLTHVESNDKVVAPEHLQASGDVLTVHEERDLKRGLSQRHVSMIALAGAIGTGLFLSLGGSISTGGPRGSLLGYLFIGLIVCAVQFALGEVSTLLPVTGSFVQHAEAITDPALGFALGWTIVYGTWLSIPSEISAICVLFGYWTDVNPSAWIMTFIVLTALVAYSKIRYFGEIEFVLAILKILLIVGIIFLGLITALGGVRGVERVGFRYWRDPGPFVPYIAEGSWGRFLGFWSVLINAVFSFSGIESIAMAAAEMKHPRAVIPKACKRVFARVALFYVLAVLVVGMIVPSNDPRLAEDSGTAATSPFVLATAAAGVKAIPHIVNAVVITSAWSSGNQALLSGSRVLYSLALKGQAPRLFLRTTRWGTPWAAVTTYVLSSFLAFMALSSSAITVFYWFVSLVGCGVLISWSCVLVNHIRLRMAFRVQGIDPHRLPWHNSWTPYSSAVALFFCIVILLTNGFAVFTKGNWSVSGFITAYLDIGLVAVVFLGWKLIKKTRWVHLADIPLEEILSAIEALPEEKVKQSPRPLRFISWLWD; from the exons ATGGAGAAGCTCACCCACGTCGAGAGCAATGACAAAGTGGTGGCGCCGGAGCATCTGCAGGCATCTGGCGACGTGCTTACGGTgcacgaggagcgcgacctcaAGCGTGGTCTCTCCCAGCGCCATGTCTCCATGATCGCACTTGCCG GCGCGATCGGGACCGGTCTCTTCCTCTCTTTGGGAGGTAGTATCTCGACCGGTGGTCCCCGCGGCTCACTACTGGGCTATCTGTTCATTGGTCTCATCGTATGCGCCGTACAGTTCGCTCTCGGCGAAGTGTCAACCCTCCTTCCCGTCACTGGCTCGTTCGTGCAACACGCCGAGGCTATTACAGACCCAGCCCTGGGCTTTGCGCTTGGCTGGACCATCGTCTACGGCACCTGGCTATCG ATCCCCTCGGAGATATCCGCCATCTGCGTCCTCTTCGGATACTGGACGGACGTAAACCCCTCAGCCTGGATCATGACTTTCATTGTCCTAACTGCCCTCGTTGCGTACAGCAAGATCCGCTATTTCGGAGAGATCGAATTCGTCTTGGCCATCCTCAAGATCCTGCTTATCGTGGGCATTATCTTCCTCGGTCTCATCACTGCTCTGGGCGGCGTGAGAGGCGTAGAGCGCGTAGGATTCCGATACTGGCGCGATCCGGGGCCGTTCGTGCCGTACATCGCGGAGGGGAGTTGGGGCCGATTCCTCGGTTTCTGGAGCGTGCTGATTAACgccgtcttctccttctcgggGATCGAGAGTATAGCtatggcggcggccgaaATGAAGCACCCACGTGCAGTCATACCGAAAGCCTGCAAGAGGGTTTTCGCCAGGGTCGCCCTCTTCTACGTCCTCGcggtccttgtcgtcggcatGATCGTGCCCTCCAACGACCCCCGGCTTGCCGAAGACTCAGGAACAgcggcgacctcgccatTTGTTCTCGCCACGGCAGCGGCAGGGGTCAAGGCGATCCCGCACATTGTCAACGCTGTTGTGATCACCAGCGCATGGAGTAGCGGTAACCAGGCTCTCCTGTCCGGTTCGCGCGTTCTCTACTCCCTTGCACTGAAGGGGcaagcgcctcgcctcttcctccgcaCGACCCGATGGGGCACCCCTTGGGCAGCAGTGACAACTTACGTCCTGAGTTCGTTCCTCGCATTCATGGCACTTAGTTCTAGCGCTATCACAGTGTTCTATTGGTTCGTCTCGCTTGTCGGCTGCGGCGTCCTCATATCCTGGTCGTGCGTGCTCGTCAACCATATTCGCCTACGCATGGCTTTCCGTGTACAGGGGATCGATCCTCACCGGCTTCCATGGCACAACTCGTGGACCC CCTACTCGTCTGCTGTCGCCCTGTTTTTCTGcatcgtcatcctcctGACTAACGGCTTTGCCGTGTTCACAAAGGGCAACTGGTCGGTATCCGGCTTCATCACTGCCTACCT GGATATTGGTCTAGTCGCAGTTGTCTTCTTAGGCTGGAAGCTCATCAAGAAGACGCGCTGggtccatctcgccgacataccgctcgaggagatccTGTCGGCCATTGAGGCGCTCCCGGAGGAGAAGGTTAAGCAGTCACCACGGCCCCTACGATTCATCTCGTGGCTTTGGGACTAG
- a CDS encoding uncharacterized protein (Amino acid permease), producing the protein MQQHHQEKAGIYYDQPVLSKEDVTTNVQDAYNNHDRDKGAHWEFRDQELATTGEGDHGTKRALSTRVCSMIAIAGTIGTGLFLSSGAAIAQGGAVGCFLGYLVMGIIIGCMMYCLGELICFNPTIGGFSELGARYVNESFGFMLGMTYCFTVGLSVPSELSAIAVLIGYWDDNAKHAAIYITVFLFVTLAANMFGVRWWGEVEFVMGVIKITMLLVLIIFGLIANLGGIPGHKVFVGGRYWREAPFNPSYLGIGNKNLASFVGFWSVLTRAAFSFAGIEAIAMVAGEAKNPRKTLRTCVRTVFYRIGGLYVISILILSLNIRYDDPELIAANKNSSTANRSPFVLVAKRNGVDALAHVINAVVITSAWSAGNESLYAFARTLMGMTRNGCGFKCFLWTTKSGVPWVGVCLGAAFGPLAYLSLSDGASKAFDWLSNLTALLKLVCWASICFCFVRFKKACDRQGVDRHQFTLRSWAQPYMAWFCIVGFLLVIIFNGLKAFIPKFDYEEFLAAYISIPFVIVCWGGWQIYRRDRWIPIDEIDLSAGPAASLVGTKYARDLA; encoded by the exons aTGCAGCAACACCATCAAGAGAAGGCAGGCATCTACTACGACCAACCCGTTCTTTCTAAGGAGGACGTCACGACAAATGTGCAGGATGCTTACAATAACCACGACCGTGACAAGGGCGCCCACTGGGAGTTCCGCGACCAGGAACTCGCCACGAcaggcgagggcgaccaCGGCACCAAACGTGCCCTGTCCACGCGCGTCTGTTCGATGATTGCTATCGCTGGTACGATTGGCACCGGTTTGTTCCTCTCCTCAGGAGCTGCCATCGCACAGGGAGGTGCCGTTGGATGCTTCCTCGGCTACCTGGTCATGGGTATCATCATCGGTTGCATGATGTACTGCTTG GGCGAGCTCATCTGCTTCAACCCCACCATCGGTGGCTTCTCCGAGCTCGGAGCGCGTTACG TCAACGAGAGCTTTGGGTTCATGCTCGGCATGACTTATTGCTTCACTGTCGGCCTTTCCGTCCCGTCCGAGCTGTCAGCCatcgccgtcctcatcgGGTACTGGGACGATAATGCTAAGCACGCTGCAATCTACATCAccgtcttcctcttcgtcACCTTGGCCGCCAACATGTTCGGCGTTCGCTGGtggggcgaggtcgagtttGTCATG GGTGTGATCAAGATTACCATGCTCCTCGTTCTGATCATCTTCGGCCTTatcgccaacctcggcggcatccCGGGACACAAAGTCTTCGTTGGCGGCAGGTACTGGCGCGAGGCTCCCTTCAACCCGTCCTACCTCGGCATCGGGAACAAGAACCTTGCCAGCTTTGTGGGCTTCTGGAGTGTCCTTACCCGCGCTGCCTTCTCGTTTGCCGGTATTGAGGCAATCGCCATGGTAGCCGGAGAGGCCAAGAACCCGCGCAAGACCCTCAGGACATGCGTCCGCACT GTTTTCTACCGTATCGGCGGCCTATATGTCATCTCGATCCTCATCCTGAGCCTCAATATCCGCTACGACGACCCAGAGCTGATCGCGGCGAACAAGAACAGCAGCACTGCGAACCGCTCGCCGTTCGTTTTGGTCGCGAAGCGCAACGGTGTGGACGCGCTTGCCCACGTAATCAACGCTGTTGTTATCACGTCGGCGTGGTCGGCGGGAAACGAGAGCCTGTACGCGTTCGCTCGCACGCTCATGGGCATGACGCGCAACGGTTGCGGTTTCAAGTGCTTCCTCTGGACCACCAAGTCTGGTGTCCCATGGGTTGGCGTTTGCCTAGGTGCGGCGTTCGGCCCCCTCGCTTatctctcgctctcggacGGCGCCAGCAAGGCGTTCGACTGGCTCTCGAACCTCACCGcgctgctcaagctcgtgTGCTGGGCGTCGATCTGCTTCTGCTTTGTTCGGTTCAAGAAGGCGTGCGACCGCCAGGGTGTCGACCGCCACCAGTTCACTCTCCGCTCCTGGGCACAGCCGTACATGGCTTGGTTCTGTATCGTCGGCTTCCTGCTCGTCATCATCTTCAACGGCCTCAAGGCGTTCATTCCCAAGTTTGACTACGAGGAGTTCCTCGCCGCCTACATTTCCATCCCCTTCGTCATTGTCTGCTGGGGTGGCTGGCAGATCTACCGCCGCGACCGCTGGATCCCAATCGACGAGATTGATCTCAGCGCTGGTCCGGCTGCCTCTCTGGTCGGCACCAAGTATGCTCGCGACTTGGCTTAG
- a CDS encoding uncharacterized protein (diaminopimelate decarboxylase, chloroplastic-like) encodes MATPFHRVNGALFVEGVSATALAGAYGTPLYVYSRAALEAAYHAYVGGGPIKVHVAVKANSNIGVLGLFAKLGAGFDIVSGGELQRVLAAGGRARDVVFSGVGKSVAEMRMGIDVGVKCFNVESIPELERLNEIAGQMGAVAPISLRVNPDVDPKTHPYISTGLKDNKFGVAFEDALPTYRAAAGMKNLRVMGIDCHIGSQITSVEPYLDALDKVLDLVDEVEGAGIEIHHLDVGGGLGIDYGNGDVPPDRTEFVRAILAHIEKRKAPRKREVWFEPGRSLLGDAGIMLTTVEFLKPGAAKNFCIIDAGMNDLARPSMYQAYHAVETVEQPQGKSRTWDVVGPVCESGCWIGRDRELLLRQGDVLAVRSAGAYGFTMASNYNTRARPAELVVDGAKVHVVRERETIESLYAGEHLVE; translated from the coding sequence ATGGCCACACCCTTCCACCGTGTGAACGGAGCGTTGTTTGTCGAGGGCGTGTCGGCGACAGCGCTCGCCGGGGCATATGGGACGCCGCTGTACGTGTactcgcgcgcggcacTCGAGGCTGCATACCACGCATAcgttggcggcgggccCATCAAGGTGCACGTCGCAGTCAAGGCGAACAGCAACATTGGCGTGCTGGGTCTCTTTGCAaagctcggcgcgggctTCGATATCGTgtcgggcggcgagctccaGCGCGTGCTGGCAGcaggcgggcgagcgcgggaTGTCGTCTTCAGCGGCGTCGGCAAGAGCGTGGCCGAAATGCGCATGGGGATCGATGTAGGGGTGAAGTGCTTCAACGTGGAGAGCATTCCTGAGCTGGAACGTCTTAACGAAATAGCCGGCCAGATGGGGGCAGTTGcgcccatctccctccGCGTCAACCCCGATGTCGACCCCAAGACGCACCCGTACATCTCGACAGGTCTTAAGGACAACAAGTTCGGCGTCGCATTCGAGGACGCGTTGCCGACGTACCGTGCGGCCGCAGGGATGAAGAATCTGCGCGTCATGGGCATTGACTGTCATATTGGCAGCCAAATCACGAGCGTGGAACCAtacctcgacgcgctggacAAGGTGCTGGACCTGGTtgatgaggtcgagggtGCCGGGATCGAGATCCACCACCTCGATGTTGGTGGCGGTCTCGGCATCGACTACGGGAATGGCGATGTGCCTCCCGACAGGACCGAGTTCGTACGCGCCATCCTTGCGCACATTGAGAAGAGGAAAGCGCcccgcaagcgcgaggTGTGGTTTGAACCAGgccgctccctcctcggcgatgcgGGCATCATGCTTACGACCGTCGAATTTCTCAAGCCTGGTGCTGCCAAGAACTTCTGCATCATCGACGCGGGAATGAACGACCTCGCTCGGCCGTCCATGTACCAGGCGTATCATGCCGTCGAGACGGTCGAGCAGCCCCAAGGGAAGAGCAGGACATGGGACGTCGTGGGGCCCGTGTGCGAGAGCGGTTGCTGGATTGGACGGGACCGCGAGCTTTTGCTACGCCAAGGAGACGTCTTGGCTGTGCGTTCGGCAGGAGCTTATGGTTTCACCATGGCTTCAAATTACAACACTCGAGCACGGCCTGCCGAGCTTGTAGTGGATGGGGCCAAGGTCCATGTAGTGCGGGAGCGTGAAACAATCGAGTCATTATACGCTGGTGAACATCTCGTCGAATAG
- the RAM1 gene encoding uncharacterized protein (Prenyltransferase and squalene oxidase repeat), whose product MATQYPSIQSLHRAPYPGDGVYTKTLDDQRDTEDAIVDVVDRQSPADVPRAGLQDATTILRSPEHVRFLGSTLFSLPAAYVALDASKPWLIFWTVHSYDVLGVLLPQEIKNRATNTLLHFLHPSGGFSGGAANSHIPHLLPTYAAVISLAIVGRSGPGGGWERLVSSRQSIYDFFMRCKRPDGSFVVCQGGEVDVRGTYCLLVVATLLDIITPELLHNVDKVIAAGQTYEGGFACSSFSFQDDQRVAMAEAHGGYTSCSIFSHFLLASVQPPKRLESLPESFPVPIDVDSALRWSALMQGEAIEAGGFRGRTNKLVDGCYSWWVGGTFPILEELHRREAEVKGAANGSTSGKIVPVDDDDKDEWTDEPSIHALFNRVALQEYVLLAAQRPELGGLRDKPGKRPDLYHTCNNLSGLSIAQHRLTHTPEEVQKQRDAFKSDKGLPPIKPTTPGGGWKSEDERQAMRREVWANVRAWVEDESASLTVGGQQSCVNTTIPPFNMLDIRLQAFIDHFYGQ is encoded by the exons ATGGCAACACAGTATCCTTCAATCCAGTCGCTTCATCGCGCCCCCTACCccggcgacggcgtctACACCAAGACTCTTGATGACCAGCGAGACACTGAGGACGCCATCGTGGACGTCGTGGATCGCCAGTCACCTGCCGACGTTCCCCGCGCCGGGCTCCAGGACGCGACGACCATCCTTCGGTCGCCTGAGCATGTCAGGTTCCTCGGAAGCACTCTTTTCTCCCTACCCGCTGCTTATGTCGCGCTAGACGCCAGCAAGCCGTGGCTTATCTTCTGGACTGTCCACAGCTATGACGTGCTTGGCGTGCTCCTTCCTCAGGAGATCAAGAACCG tgcGACCAACACTCTTCTCCACTTCCTTCACCCTTCGGGAGGCTTCTCTGGCGGCGCTGCCAACTCTCACATCCCCCACCTCTTACCTACCTACGCGGCTGTCATCTCTCTCGCTATTGTCGGCCGCTCGGGCCCAGGCGGCGGATGGGAGCGCCTCGTTAGCAGCCGCCAGAGCATCTACGACTTCTTCATGCGCTGCAAGCGCCCTGACGGGAGCTTCGTGGTCTGCCAAGggggcgaggtggacgtTCG AGGAACATACTGCTTACTTGTGGTGGCAACGTTGCTCGACATCATTACGCCCGAGTTGCTTCATAACGTGGACAAGGTTATTGCCGCCGGTCAGACCTACGAGGGCGGCTTTGCGTGTAGTTCCTTCTCTTTCCAGGACGACCAACGAGTCGCCATGGCTGAGGCGCACGGCGGGTACACGTCGTGCTCAATCTTCTCCCACTTCCTCCTGGCTTCTGTACAGCCGCccaagcgcctcgagtcACTGCCTGAGTCATTCCCGGTGCCGATCGACGTCGACTCGGCGCTTCGGTGGAGCGCCCTGATGCAGGGCGAGGCAATTGAGGCCGGCGGGTTCCGCGGGCGCACAAACAAGTTAGTTGACGGGTGCTACTCGTGGTGGGTTGGTGGTACCTTCCCCATCCTAGAGGAGCTGCACCGCcgtgaggccgaggtgaAGGGGGCCGCGAACGGCTCAACCAGCGGCAAAATTGTTccagtcgacgacgacgacaaggacgagtgGACTGATGAGCCATCCATACATGCGCTCTTCAACCGAG TCGCGCTCCAGGAGTatgtcctcctcgcagcTCAGAGACCTGAACTCGGAGGCCTACGGGACAAGCCGGGCAAGAGACCCGACCTTTACCACACGTGTAACAATCTCTCGGGGTTGTCAATCGCGCAGCACCGTCTGACTCACACTCCCGAAGAGGTGCAGAagcagcgcgacgcctTCAAGTCTGACAAGGGCCTTCCCCCCATCAAGCCTACCACACCCGGTGGCGGCTGgaagagcgaggacgagcgccaGGCCATGCGGCGCGAGGTGTGGGCCAATGTCCGCGCGtgggtcgaggacgagagtGCGAGCCTCACTGTTGGCGGCCAGCAAAGCTGCGTT AACACGACCATCCCCCCCTTCAACATGCTCGACATCCGCCTCCAGGCGTTCATCGACCACTTCTACGGCCAGTAA
- the IDI1 gene encoding uncharacterized protein (NUDIX domain) — translation MSATQTTTQTASTFAPDINLDGYDEEQARFMEERCILVDENDKAYGEGSKKQCHLMTEINKGLLHRAFSVFLFRPSDGRLLLQKRASEKITFPDMWTNTCCSHPLYIQSERIEEGQMGVRNAAIRKLEHELGIPVEQMKTDDFTFLTRIHYLAPSSGQWGEHEVDYIMFTALDVTLNINANEIGDHCYVSKAELEAMFEDPNCKMTPWFKLISRDLLYPWWDEMLAKSRALGWNPEKGTGRVNAHVLEGGDKVNDLIKMV, via the exons ATGTCCGCCACCCAGACCACCACCCAGACCGCTAGCACCTTCGCGCCCGACATTAACCTCGACGGctacgacgaggagcaggccCGCTTCATGGAGGAGCGCTGCATCCTCGTTGACGAGAACGACAAGGCGTACGGCGAGGGCTCGAAGAAGCAGT GCCACCTTATGACCGAGATCAACAAGGGTCTGCTCCACCGCGCCTTCTCCGTCTTCCTGTTCCGCCCTTCGGACGGCCGCTTGCTCCTCCAGAAGCGCGCGTCGGAGAAGATCACGTTCCCCGACATGTGGACCAACACTTGCTGCTCGCACCCGCTCTACATCCAGTCGGAGCGCATTGAGGAGGGCCAGATGG GCGTCCGCAACGCTGCCATtcgcaagctcgagcatGAGCTCGGTATTCCCGTCGAGCAGATGAAGACCGACGACTTCACTTTCCTCACCCGGATACACTACCTCGCTCCTAGCAGCGGCCAGTGGGgcgagcacgaggtcgactACATCATGTTCACGGCCCTCGACGTGACGCTTAACATCAACGCCAACGAGATTGGCGACCACTGCTACGTCTCCAAggctgagctcgaggccatgtTCGAGGACCCCAACTGCAAGATGACGCCGTGGTTCAAGCTCATCTCCCGCGACCTCCTGTACCCCTGGTGGGATGAGATGCTTGCCAAAAGCCGTGCGCTTGGCTGGAACCCGGAGAAGGGCACCGGGCGGGTCAACGCACACGttctcgagggcggcgacaaggtcaaCGACCTCATCAAGATGGTCTAA
- a CDS encoding uncharacterized protein (Phospholipase c), whose product MSALTSAFAKLRPFGRGKDEDEDRGEALGGDSGQAEGGGDLVAGGGHAARQTELWGRLRVSPALRRFLAAEGVLSEADAGVGLPDDAPLPPALRQLVARPHAVCPPELTDRSHPLCDYLISSSHNTYLLAHQLYGKSCPSGYETALSAGARCVEIDAWDNDSDPAEPKVTHGFTLVSHIPYRHVCETIRDAILGLEAKGIPGAPVFISLENHCGPAGQKRLVEIAHEVFGDMVLMTDPRKGSEDLLHHVTLAELGNKVCFMVEYYFPGQKPEDADDGFSSSDSDSDSEGDGQDDRKKAKAIYNAQRKAAPSANIIPELSALGVVVQSVKPPNNSWYESALANAPHHHLINISETGLAAHLPTNTDKVSAHNAKHLMRVYPKGTRISSKNLRPVPFWGIGAQVCALNWQTFGAAMQLNEALFYGTDGYVLKPSYRRHGATGKPSGRKKRLTLRVAGATDIPARNKEIKPYLSCTLIHPDKFGKPPKRKTDGYAPHKRLTFLNNADAPPVTDPVWDETLEWEYADDEMIFLRMLLKSDDKFARNPVIAASAVRLLYAVPGWNFVRLINLNGRETACTVLVNIKIEDV is encoded by the coding sequence ATGTCTGCCCTCACATCCGCATTCGCAAAGCTCCGGCCCTTCGGTCgcggcaaggacgaggacgaggaccgCGGTGAGGCCCTCGGCGGTGACTCTGGCCAAGctgagggcggcggcgacctcgtcgcagGCGGTGGTCACGCTGCGCGGCAGACCGAACTGTGGGGCCGCCTGCGCGTGAGTCCTGCTCTGCGTCGCTTCCTCGCAGCTGAGGGCGTACTCAGTGAGGCGGATGCAGGCGTCGGTCTACCTGATGACGCGCCTCTTCCCCCCGCACTacgccagctcgtcgcaCGCCCACACGCCGTGTGTCCCCCCGAACTCACCGACCGCTCTCACCCACTGTGCGACTACCTCATCTCGTCAAGTCACAACACGTATCTCCTCGCACACCAGCTGTACGGCAAATCGTGCCCGAGTGGGTACGAGACGGCGTTGAGTGCCGGAGCACGCTGTGTCGAGATCGACGCATGGGACAACGACAGCGATCCCGCCGAGCCCAAGGTGACGCATGGGTTCACACTCGTGTCGCACATTCCCTACCGCCATGTCTGCGAGACGATTCGCGACGCCATCCTCGGACTAGAGGCCAAGGGGATCCCGGGCGCACCCGTGTTCATCTCGCTCGAGAACCACTGCGGACCCGCAGGTCAgaagcgcctcgtcgagatTGCGCACGAGGTCTTCGGCGACATGGTCCTCATGACGGACCCGCGCAAGGGGTCAGAGGACCTCCTGCATCACGTTACGCTCGCGGAACTGGGCAACAAGGTCTGCTTCATGGTCGAGTACTACTTCCCTGGCCAGAAGCCTGAGGATGCGGATGATGGCTTCAGCTCAAGCGACTCtgacagcgacagcgagggTGACGGCCAAGACGACCGCAAGAAAGCCAAGGCGATATACAATGCGCAACGCAAGGCGGCGCCGTCGGCAAACATCATCCCCGAACTATCtgcgcttggcgtcgtAGTGCAGAGCGTCAAGCCGCCCAATAACTCGTGGTACGAGAGCGCGCTTGCGAACGCGCCACATCACCACCTCATCAACATCAGCGAGACTGGCCTCGCAGCCCATCTCCCTACCAACACGGACAAGGTGTCGGCTCACAATGCTAAGCATCTCATGCGTGTCTACCCCAAGGGCACGCGCATCTCGTCCAAGAACCTCCGCCCCGTGCCGTTCTGGGGCATCGGCGCTCAGGTGTGCGCGCTTAACTGGCAGACGTTCGGCGCGGCGATGCAGCTCAACGAGGCTCTCTTCTACGGTACGGACGGCTACGTCCTCAAGCCTTCATACCGCCGTCACGGGGCGACCGGAAAGCCGTCGGGTCGTAAGAAGCGCCTCACACTCCGCGTTGCCGGTGCGACCGACATCCCGGCAAGGAACAAGGAAATCAAGCCGTACCTCAGCTGCACGCTCATCCACCCAGACAAGTTTGGCAAGCCGCCCAAGCGCAAAACGGATGGGTATGCGCCTCATAAGAGACTCACGTTCCTGAacaacgccgacgcgccgccggtGACCGATCCTGTGTGGGACGAGACGCTTGAGTGGGAgtacgccgacgacgagatgatCTTCCTCCGCATGTTACTCAAGAGCGACGACAAGTTTGCACGCAACCCCGTCATCGCCGCTTCCGCGGTTCGCCTTCTCTACGCCGTCCCCGGCTGGAACTTTGTGCGTCTCATCAACCTCAACGGCCGCGAGACGGCGTGTACTGTGCTCGTCAATATCAAGATCGAAGATGTGTAA